The Oryzias melastigma strain HK-1 linkage group LG13, ASM292280v2, whole genome shotgun sequence genome window below encodes:
- the sipa1l3 gene encoding signal-induced proliferation-associated 1-like protein 3 isoform X1, whose amino-acid sequence MNSYRDRGVTCTSLDLLGGGGGAAAQHTPFRHTPNGHPAPDPADPMIQPRISVPKMGVRARIAEWPPRRAQSRESLLENGQTGSNYYDDCSTSSSVVSSDVRLVRGGVARMPQRRSRDVELRGGGYGGERGSPFSLRMFPPLRQRSNSEVTLSEQDENEVECRAGGGLVNRFREYGSTSSIDIQGIPDQSILEIFTQLQQDRPDQRRSAGVHLDSPPDVPVPSPPSPGPIDDRGTGRKDGTERVRKKSGGTESSLGTSSLFRKLRSSSRGELDGGKGEPNEDRGCRGSAETSYKPWVCPKSFVHFDSQSILFDLHEAAAQRGFATQRRNTATGASAASTSLSKSSTACVNDPIYSSIEDLTLSHDQGSTTPSLTMEPLNGPGAHNSSQLLRSCPHFLNEIGGQKERNISFLGSLADREVDGERESGRGCLRRTNASVSVLEVSCEQQTTRMEKLQLYSIEHVDLGALYYRDYFHGKEHSNYFGTDDKLGPVAVSIRREKLEDTKDLKDQYQYRLIVRTSELVTLRGIILEDSVATTGKHGTVRGLPLKEVLEQVVPELSVSCLRLALSTAKVTDQLLKLDEQGLSQKHKVGVLLCRSDQSTEEEMYNNEEATPAFSAFLELLGEQVLLKGFGKYAAQLDTKTDSTGTHSLYTTYQGYEIMFHVSTMLPYMPSNPQQLLRKRHIGNDIVTIIFQEPGALPFTPQNIRSQFQHVFVIVRVHNPCSENTYYSVAVTRMKDVPLFGPPFPLEVTFRDPEVFRNFLLAKVINAENAVHKSEKFHTMATRTRQEYLRDLAENYISSTPLDTAGKLNNLISLASKKRERSKAREGGELGARGAVAWRVQAQDFRGGAKELPCALGISAEFVVLVDCAAKEVVFNCFCSDVIGWTPERLALKIFFGRGDHIALRVPEGCAQDIREVVQRLKLLTIGCETVDMTLRRNGLGQLGFHVRMDGTVAEVEEYGFAWQAGLRQGSRLVEICKVAAVTLSHEQMIDLLRTSVTVKVVIIPPFEDSKPRRGCTEEHEMKTMEQKPEPEPLPAGYRPSPRQTWRWESSPVPAGLHSTPNPQRWAPVGPPPLQRPPKALLPVPYREPQHLPSKRPVSYPENHYILSPAGADRMLPYRNPSASFSSPPSGLVGLSALGPPGITPGPFVRYKPSPDRFGAVHRPLLSYEPHLTVDIISSGESSSGFTSQDSTMERNKIEPLWHVPTSSSRGPGGGGGQRRLTRQDVPGKDSPNRHLKGESQYSSHSSSNTLSSNASSSHSDERWFEGGAGGDRGSGGCLVDPADPDPNPLNKGGSNDSGIDASLHYKNTHQGNMSSSHFHKALLGPAAYNSIHELNVGRSNGGEEAKRREPSPFLPTTANQNKDYRTKTFPPPGSSAEKMEAFKPRAYTPQGYKTPTAEKARPVRASTTTPTSAQMNSSSLSSSAPKSSSGRSKPAARQTEDTGSDNSRKQIDTNSKNVFGQPRLRASLRDLRSPRRTYKSTIEDDLKKLIIMDNPGESPARDPSPRRTLQRTFSDESLCSGRRDASFACSEDQSTPTDVLFTCTLPTRKHGVSSNHFQGKKSESQSQHCNLSSHVCPNTEAALPPSVPLSASELSLTEMRDKLPPLRRLDPGLMPLPDTACGLEWSSLVNAAKAYEAQRAVSLFSLVEPQVVSPETRPVASPVQFQTPQTPRTTPTFSSDEVSNDLSGRLNQLEVMLKQLNNDLEKEKQDKVVLLAEMANLRENNQRLQEESQSASEQLRKFNMLFTNISRTGSDQEASCVTPESRSQRE is encoded by the exons ATGAACAGCTACAGAGACAGAGGGGTAACTTGCACCTCCTTGGACCTtctgggtggaggaggaggagcggcgGCCCAGCACACACCATTTCGTCACACGCCTAATGGACACCCAGCTCCCGACCCCGCGGACCCAATGATCCAGCCACGCATTTCAGTGCCCAAAATGGGTGTTCGTGCACGGATTGCAGAGTGGCCGCCACGTCGCGCGCAGTCTCGGGAGTCGCTGCTCGAAAACGGGCAAACGGGGAGCAATTACTACGATGACTGTTCCACTTCATCATCGGTCGTGTCGTCTGATGTCAGGCTGGTGCGAGGAGGAGTCGCCAGAATGCCCCAGAGGCGGTCGAGGGATGTGGAGTTGAGAGGAGGGGGATATGGTGGTGAAAGAGGTTCACCTTTCAGCCTAAGAATGTTCCCACCTTTGAGACAGCGCTCCAACAGTGAAGTGACGCTCAGTGAACAAGACGAAAACGAG GTGGAGTGCCGTGCAGGTGGTGGATTGGTGAATCGGTTCAGAGAGTATGGCAGCACTTCTTCCATTGACATCCAGGGCATTCCCGACCAGAGCATCCTGGAGATTTTCACCCAGCTCCAACAGGACAGGCCTGACCAGCGCCGCTCAGCTGGCGTACATCTCGACTCACCTCCTGACGTACCCGTTCCCTCTCCGCCCTCACCTGGTCCAATAGATGATCGAGGGACGGGAAGAAAAGACGGCACTGAGAGAGTGAGGAAGAAAAGCGGAGGGACGGAATCATCCTTGGGGACCTCCTCTCTGTTCCGGAAACTTCGGAGCTCCAGCAGAGGGGAGCTGGACGGAGGCAAAGGAGAGCCTAATGAGGACAGGGGATGCCGGGGTTCAGCAGAGACCTCATACAAGCCTTGGGTTTGTCCAAAGAGTTTTGTCCACTTTGATTCTCAGAGCATCTTATTTGACCTCCATGAGGCAGCAGCTCAGCGCGGCTTCGCCACCCAGAGGAGGAACACGGCCACGGGGGCGTCAGCTGCTTCTACGTCCCTTTCTAAATCCTCCACCGCTTGTGTGAACGATCCCATTTATTCCAGCATTGAAGATCTGACCCTGAGTCACGATCAAGGCTCCACTACCCCCTCCCTAACCATGGAACCTTTAAATGGACCTGGAGCACACAACTCCAGCCAGTTGCTCCGCTCCTGCCCTCACTTCCTGAATGAGATCGGGGGCCAGAAAGAACGAAACATCAGCTTTCTTGGCTCTTTAGCAGATCGAGAAGTAGATGGGGAGAGGGAGAGTGGGAGGGGGTGTTTAAGAAGGACCAATGCCAGTGTGTCAGTGCTGGAGGTATCATGTGAACAGCAGACGACAAGAATGGAGAAGCTCCAGCTGTACAGCATAGAGCACGTCGACCTGGGAGCCCTGTACTACAGAGACTACTTCCAtggaaaag AGCACTCAAACTACTTTGGGACAGACGATAAGCTGGGCCCCGTGGCTGTGAGCATCCGCAGGGAGAAGTTAGAAGACACCAAAGACCTGAAAGACCAGTACCAGTACCGGCTCATCGTCAGGACTAGTGAG CTCGTGACCCTGCGGGGCATAATTTTAGAAGATTCTGTGGCGACTACGGGGAAGCACGGCACAGTGAGAGGTCTGCCACTCAAGGAGGTCCTGGAACAGGTCGTCCCCGAGCTCAGCGTGTCCTGCTTGAGACTGGCACTGAGCACAGCCAAAGTCACCGATCAGCTGCTTAAACTGGACGAACAAGGG TTGAGTCAGAAGCACAAGGTGGGTGTTCTTCTGTGCCGTTCTGACCAGAGCACAGAGGAGGAGATGTACAACAATGAGGAGGCGACGCCGGCCTTCTCCGCTTTCCTGGAGCTGCTCGGGGAGCAGGTGCTCCTCAAGGGATTCGGCAAATACGCCGCCCAGCTCGACACAAAGA CGGACTCAACAGGCACCCACTCCCTTTACACTACCTACCAGGGCTACGAGATCATGTTCCACGTTTCCACCATGCTTCCGTACATGCCCAGCAACCCCCAGCAG CTCCTGAGAAAAAGGCACATAGGAAACGACATTGTTACAATAATTTTTCAAGAGCCGGGAGCGCTGCCTTTCACTCCTCAGAATATTCGATCACAGTTCCAGCACGTTTTTGTTATTGTTCGTGTGCACAACCCCTGCTCTGAAAACACCTACTACAG CGTTGCTGTAACACGGATGAAGGACGTGCCTTTGTTTGGGCCTCCTTTCCCGCTCGAGGTCACCTTCCGTGACCCAGAGGTGTTCCGCAACTTCCTCTTAGCCAAAGTCATCAATGCTGAAAACGCCGTGCATAAGTCGGAGAAGTTCCACACCATGGCGACGCGGACGCGGCAGGAATACCTACGCGACCTGGCCGAGAACTACATCAGCAGCACGCCTCTGGACACCGCTGGCAAACTGAACAACCTGATCTCCCTCGCCTCCAAAAAGCGGGAGCGCTCCAAAGCGAGAGAGGGAGGCGAGCTGGGAGCCAGAGGAGCGGTCGCCTGGAGAGTCCAGGCTCAGGATTTTCGAGGTGGAGCCAAAGAGCTCCCCTGCGCTTTGGGCATATCAGCCGAGTTTGTCGTCCTCGTCGACTGCGCCGCCAAAGAAGTCgtgtttaattgtttctgttcGGACGTGATCGGCTGGACTCCGGAGCGTCTGGCTCTTAAAATTTTCTTCGGTAGAGGAGACCACATTGCACTGCGGGTTCCAGAGGGCTGTGCGCAGGACATCAGGGAAGTGGTCCAGCGGCTGAAG TTGTTGACGATTGGATGTGAAACGGTGGACATGACACTGAGGAGAAACGGGCTCGGACAATTGGGCTTTCATGTACGCATGGACGGCACAGTGGCTGAG GTGGAGGAGTATGGCTTTGCTTGGCAAGCGGGGCTGAGGCAGGGCAGCCGATTAGTGGAGATCTGCAAGGTGGCCGCCGTGACACTGAGTCACGAGCAGATGATTGACCTGCTGAGGACGTCGGTCACTGTCAAAGTGGTCATCATTCCTCCATTCGAAGACAGCAAGCCGCGCAG GGGCTGCACGGAGGAGCACGAGATGAAGACTATGGAGCAGAAGCCTGAGCCTGAGCCTCTGCCAGCAGGGTACCGGCCCTCTCCACGCCAAACGTGGCGGTGGGAAAGCTCTCCGGTACCCGCAGGGCTCCACAGCACTCCCAACCCACAGCGGTGGGCCCCCGTGGGGCCTCCACCTCTGCAGCGGCCACCCAAAGCCCTGCTGCCGGTTCCCTACAGAGAGCCTCAACACCTCCCCTCTAAAAG GCCCGTGAGTTACCCAGAGAACCACTACATCCTGTCCCCTGCCGGCGCCGACAGAATGCTGCCCTACAGAAACCCCTCAGCCAGTTTCTCCTCGCCCCCCTCAGGCCTGGTCGGCCTCTCTGCTCTCGGGCCTCCCGGAATCACGCCGGGCCCATTTGTGCGCTACAAACCTTCACCTGACAG ATTTGGAGCAGTACATCGCCCCCTGCTGTCTTATGAGCCTCACCTCACTGTGGACATCATTTCTAGTGGAGAGTCTTCCTCGGGTTTCACCAGCCAGGACAGCACAATGGAGCGCAACAAAATCG AACCCCTCTGGCACGTCCCAACATCCTCGTCTCGAGGGCCAGGTGGTGGAGGGGGGCAGAGGAGGCTCACCCGACAGGATGTCCCGGGGAAAGACTCTCCAAACAGACACTTGAAG GGGGAGTCTCAGTACTCCAGCCACTCCAGCAGCAACACTCTGTCCAGCAACGCCTCCAGCAGCCACAGCGACGAGCGCTGGTTCGAAGGAGGAGCCGGTGGAGACAGGGGGAGCGGAGGTTGCCTCGTGGACCCGGCGGATCCGGACCCGAACCCTCTCAACAAGGGGGGCTCCAATGACAGCGGCATCGACGCGTCCTTGCACTACAAGAACACTCACCAGGGGAATATGTCCAGCAGCCACTTCCACAAGGCTCTGCTCGGCCCCGCCGCCTACAACAGCATCCACGAGCTGAACGTGGGGAGGAGCAACGGGGGAGAGGAAGCAAAGAGACGGGAACCCTCGCCGTTCTTACCCACTACGGCCAATCAGAACAAAGACTACCGAACCAAGACATTCCCGCCTCCAGGCTCCAGCGCAGAAAAAATGGAAGCCTTCAAACCCAG GGCCTACACACCGCAGGGTTACAAGACCCCTACGGCGGAGAAAGCACGACCGGTCCGGGCCTCCACAACGACACCCACCTCTGCTCAAATGAACTCCTCCTCTTTATCCAGCTCTGCTCCCAAGTCCTCGTCTGGACGGAGCAAACCAGCCGCCCGACAGACGGAGGACACCGGCTCTGACAACAGCAGGAA GCAGATCGATacaaattcaaaaaatgttttcggACAGCCACGGCTCAGAGCGTCACTGAGGGATCTGCGCTCTCCTAGACGGACATACAAAAGCACCATAGAGGACGATCTAAAGAAGCTGATCATCATGGACAACCCCGGAGAGTCACCAGCACGAGACCCG TCTCCCCGGCGCACCTTGCAGCGCACGTTTTCAGACGAGTCGCTATGCAGCGGGCGCAGGGACGCCAGCTTCGCCTGCTCCGAAGACCAGAGCACCCCCACCGACGTGCTGTTCACCTGCACGCTGCCCACTCGCAAACACGGCGTCTCCTCCAACCACTTTCAGGGCAAAAAGAGTGAGTCTCAGAGCCAGCATTGCAACTTGTCGTCTCACGTTTGTCCGAATACTGAAGCGGCTCTTCCTCCCTCAGTGCCTCTCTCAGCATCAGAGTTGTCCCTGACAGAAATGAGGGATAAACTCCCCCCCTTGAGGAGGCTCGATCCCGGGTTGATGCCCCTCCCTGACACTGCTTGTGGACTTGAGTGGTCCAGTCTAGTCAATGCTGCTAAAGCCTACGAAG CACAAAGAGCCGTTTCCCTCTTTTCGCTGGTCGAGCCACAAGTTGTGAGTCCAGAGACGAGGCCGGTCG
- the sipa1l3 gene encoding signal-induced proliferation-associated 1-like protein 3 isoform X2 encodes MNSYRDRGVTCTSLDLLGGGGGAAAQHTPFRHTPNGHPAPDPADPMIQPRISVPKMGVRARIAEWPPRRAQSRESLLENGQTGSNYYDDCSTSSSVVSSDVRLVRGGVARMPQRRSRDVELRGGGYGGERGSPFSLRMFPPLRQRSNSEVTLSEQDENEVECRAGGGLVNRFREYGSTSSIDIQGIPDQSILEIFTQLQQDRPDQRRSAGVHLDSPPDVPVPSPPSPGPIDDRGTGRKDGTERVRKKSGGTESSLGTSSLFRKLRSSSRGELDGGKGEPNEDRGCRGSAETSYKPWVCPKSFVHFDSQSILFDLHEAAAQRGFATQRRNTATGASAASTSLSKSSTACVNDPIYSSIEDLTLSHDQGSTTPSLTMEPLNGPGAHNSSQLLRSCPHFLNEIGGQKERNISFLGSLADREVDGERESGRGCLRRTNASVSVLEVSCEQQTTRMEKLQLYSIEHVDLGALYYRDYFHGKEHSNYFGTDDKLGPVAVSIRREKLEDTKDLKDQYQYRLIVRTSELVTLRGIILEDSVATTGKHGTVRGLPLKEVLEQVVPELSVSCLRLALSTAKVTDQLLKLDEQGLSQKHKVGVLLCRSDQSTEEEMYNNEEATPAFSAFLELLGEQVLLKGFGKYAAQLDTKTDSTGTHSLYTTYQGYEIMFHVSTMLPYMPSNPQQLLRKRHIGNDIVTIIFQEPGALPFTPQNIRSQFQHVFVIVRVHNPCSENTYYSVAVTRMKDVPLFGPPFPLEVTFRDPEVFRNFLLAKVINAENAVHKSEKFHTMATRTRQEYLRDLAENYISSTPLDTAGKLNNLISLASKKRERSKAREGGELGARGAVAWRVQAQDFRGGAKELPCALGISAEFVVLVDCAAKEVVFNCFCSDVIGWTPERLALKIFFGRGDHIALRVPEGCAQDIREVVQRLKLLTIGCETVDMTLRRNGLGQLGFHVRMDGTVAEVEEYGFAWQAGLRQGSRLVEICKVAAVTLSHEQMIDLLRTSVTVKVVIIPPFEDSKPRRGCTEEHEMKTMEQKPEPEPLPAGYRPSPRQTWRWESSPVPAGLHSTPNPQRWAPVGPPPLQRPPKALLPVPYREPQHLPSKRPVSYPENHYILSPAGADRMLPYRNPSASFSSPPSGLVGLSALGPPGITPGPFVRYKPSPDRFGAVHRPLLSYEPHLTVDIISSGESSSGFTSQDSTMERNKIEPLWHVPTSSSRGPGGGGGQRRLTRQDVPGKDSPNRHLKGESQYSSHSSSNTLSSNASSSHSDERWFEGGAGGDRGSGGCLVDPADPDPNPLNKGGSNDSGIDASLHYKNTHQGNMSSSHFHKALLGPAAYNSIHELNVGRSNGGEEAKRREPSPFLPTTANQNKDYRTKTFPPPGSSAEKMEAFKPRAYTPQGYKTPTAEKARPVRASTTTPTSAQMNSSSLSSSAPKSSSGRSKPAARQTEDTGSDNSRKQIDTNSKNVFGQPRLRASLRDLRSPRRTYKSTIEDDLKKLIIMDNPGESPARDPSPRRTLQRTFSDESLCSGRRDASFACSEDQSTPTDVLFTCTLPTRKHGVSSNHFQGKKMPLSASELSLTEMRDKLPPLRRLDPGLMPLPDTACGLEWSSLVNAAKAYEAQRAVSLFSLVEPQVVSPETRPVASPVQFQTPQTPRTTPTFSSDEVSNDLSGRLNQLEVMLKQLNNDLEKEKQDKVVLLAEMANLRENNQRLQEESQSASEQLRKFNMLFTNISRTGSDQEASCVTPESRSQRE; translated from the exons ATGAACAGCTACAGAGACAGAGGGGTAACTTGCACCTCCTTGGACCTtctgggtggaggaggaggagcggcgGCCCAGCACACACCATTTCGTCACACGCCTAATGGACACCCAGCTCCCGACCCCGCGGACCCAATGATCCAGCCACGCATTTCAGTGCCCAAAATGGGTGTTCGTGCACGGATTGCAGAGTGGCCGCCACGTCGCGCGCAGTCTCGGGAGTCGCTGCTCGAAAACGGGCAAACGGGGAGCAATTACTACGATGACTGTTCCACTTCATCATCGGTCGTGTCGTCTGATGTCAGGCTGGTGCGAGGAGGAGTCGCCAGAATGCCCCAGAGGCGGTCGAGGGATGTGGAGTTGAGAGGAGGGGGATATGGTGGTGAAAGAGGTTCACCTTTCAGCCTAAGAATGTTCCCACCTTTGAGACAGCGCTCCAACAGTGAAGTGACGCTCAGTGAACAAGACGAAAACGAG GTGGAGTGCCGTGCAGGTGGTGGATTGGTGAATCGGTTCAGAGAGTATGGCAGCACTTCTTCCATTGACATCCAGGGCATTCCCGACCAGAGCATCCTGGAGATTTTCACCCAGCTCCAACAGGACAGGCCTGACCAGCGCCGCTCAGCTGGCGTACATCTCGACTCACCTCCTGACGTACCCGTTCCCTCTCCGCCCTCACCTGGTCCAATAGATGATCGAGGGACGGGAAGAAAAGACGGCACTGAGAGAGTGAGGAAGAAAAGCGGAGGGACGGAATCATCCTTGGGGACCTCCTCTCTGTTCCGGAAACTTCGGAGCTCCAGCAGAGGGGAGCTGGACGGAGGCAAAGGAGAGCCTAATGAGGACAGGGGATGCCGGGGTTCAGCAGAGACCTCATACAAGCCTTGGGTTTGTCCAAAGAGTTTTGTCCACTTTGATTCTCAGAGCATCTTATTTGACCTCCATGAGGCAGCAGCTCAGCGCGGCTTCGCCACCCAGAGGAGGAACACGGCCACGGGGGCGTCAGCTGCTTCTACGTCCCTTTCTAAATCCTCCACCGCTTGTGTGAACGATCCCATTTATTCCAGCATTGAAGATCTGACCCTGAGTCACGATCAAGGCTCCACTACCCCCTCCCTAACCATGGAACCTTTAAATGGACCTGGAGCACACAACTCCAGCCAGTTGCTCCGCTCCTGCCCTCACTTCCTGAATGAGATCGGGGGCCAGAAAGAACGAAACATCAGCTTTCTTGGCTCTTTAGCAGATCGAGAAGTAGATGGGGAGAGGGAGAGTGGGAGGGGGTGTTTAAGAAGGACCAATGCCAGTGTGTCAGTGCTGGAGGTATCATGTGAACAGCAGACGACAAGAATGGAGAAGCTCCAGCTGTACAGCATAGAGCACGTCGACCTGGGAGCCCTGTACTACAGAGACTACTTCCAtggaaaag AGCACTCAAACTACTTTGGGACAGACGATAAGCTGGGCCCCGTGGCTGTGAGCATCCGCAGGGAGAAGTTAGAAGACACCAAAGACCTGAAAGACCAGTACCAGTACCGGCTCATCGTCAGGACTAGTGAG CTCGTGACCCTGCGGGGCATAATTTTAGAAGATTCTGTGGCGACTACGGGGAAGCACGGCACAGTGAGAGGTCTGCCACTCAAGGAGGTCCTGGAACAGGTCGTCCCCGAGCTCAGCGTGTCCTGCTTGAGACTGGCACTGAGCACAGCCAAAGTCACCGATCAGCTGCTTAAACTGGACGAACAAGGG TTGAGTCAGAAGCACAAGGTGGGTGTTCTTCTGTGCCGTTCTGACCAGAGCACAGAGGAGGAGATGTACAACAATGAGGAGGCGACGCCGGCCTTCTCCGCTTTCCTGGAGCTGCTCGGGGAGCAGGTGCTCCTCAAGGGATTCGGCAAATACGCCGCCCAGCTCGACACAAAGA CGGACTCAACAGGCACCCACTCCCTTTACACTACCTACCAGGGCTACGAGATCATGTTCCACGTTTCCACCATGCTTCCGTACATGCCCAGCAACCCCCAGCAG CTCCTGAGAAAAAGGCACATAGGAAACGACATTGTTACAATAATTTTTCAAGAGCCGGGAGCGCTGCCTTTCACTCCTCAGAATATTCGATCACAGTTCCAGCACGTTTTTGTTATTGTTCGTGTGCACAACCCCTGCTCTGAAAACACCTACTACAG CGTTGCTGTAACACGGATGAAGGACGTGCCTTTGTTTGGGCCTCCTTTCCCGCTCGAGGTCACCTTCCGTGACCCAGAGGTGTTCCGCAACTTCCTCTTAGCCAAAGTCATCAATGCTGAAAACGCCGTGCATAAGTCGGAGAAGTTCCACACCATGGCGACGCGGACGCGGCAGGAATACCTACGCGACCTGGCCGAGAACTACATCAGCAGCACGCCTCTGGACACCGCTGGCAAACTGAACAACCTGATCTCCCTCGCCTCCAAAAAGCGGGAGCGCTCCAAAGCGAGAGAGGGAGGCGAGCTGGGAGCCAGAGGAGCGGTCGCCTGGAGAGTCCAGGCTCAGGATTTTCGAGGTGGAGCCAAAGAGCTCCCCTGCGCTTTGGGCATATCAGCCGAGTTTGTCGTCCTCGTCGACTGCGCCGCCAAAGAAGTCgtgtttaattgtttctgttcGGACGTGATCGGCTGGACTCCGGAGCGTCTGGCTCTTAAAATTTTCTTCGGTAGAGGAGACCACATTGCACTGCGGGTTCCAGAGGGCTGTGCGCAGGACATCAGGGAAGTGGTCCAGCGGCTGAAG TTGTTGACGATTGGATGTGAAACGGTGGACATGACACTGAGGAGAAACGGGCTCGGACAATTGGGCTTTCATGTACGCATGGACGGCACAGTGGCTGAG GTGGAGGAGTATGGCTTTGCTTGGCAAGCGGGGCTGAGGCAGGGCAGCCGATTAGTGGAGATCTGCAAGGTGGCCGCCGTGACACTGAGTCACGAGCAGATGATTGACCTGCTGAGGACGTCGGTCACTGTCAAAGTGGTCATCATTCCTCCATTCGAAGACAGCAAGCCGCGCAG GGGCTGCACGGAGGAGCACGAGATGAAGACTATGGAGCAGAAGCCTGAGCCTGAGCCTCTGCCAGCAGGGTACCGGCCCTCTCCACGCCAAACGTGGCGGTGGGAAAGCTCTCCGGTACCCGCAGGGCTCCACAGCACTCCCAACCCACAGCGGTGGGCCCCCGTGGGGCCTCCACCTCTGCAGCGGCCACCCAAAGCCCTGCTGCCGGTTCCCTACAGAGAGCCTCAACACCTCCCCTCTAAAAG GCCCGTGAGTTACCCAGAGAACCACTACATCCTGTCCCCTGCCGGCGCCGACAGAATGCTGCCCTACAGAAACCCCTCAGCCAGTTTCTCCTCGCCCCCCTCAGGCCTGGTCGGCCTCTCTGCTCTCGGGCCTCCCGGAATCACGCCGGGCCCATTTGTGCGCTACAAACCTTCACCTGACAG ATTTGGAGCAGTACATCGCCCCCTGCTGTCTTATGAGCCTCACCTCACTGTGGACATCATTTCTAGTGGAGAGTCTTCCTCGGGTTTCACCAGCCAGGACAGCACAATGGAGCGCAACAAAATCG AACCCCTCTGGCACGTCCCAACATCCTCGTCTCGAGGGCCAGGTGGTGGAGGGGGGCAGAGGAGGCTCACCCGACAGGATGTCCCGGGGAAAGACTCTCCAAACAGACACTTGAAG GGGGAGTCTCAGTACTCCAGCCACTCCAGCAGCAACACTCTGTCCAGCAACGCCTCCAGCAGCCACAGCGACGAGCGCTGGTTCGAAGGAGGAGCCGGTGGAGACAGGGGGAGCGGAGGTTGCCTCGTGGACCCGGCGGATCCGGACCCGAACCCTCTCAACAAGGGGGGCTCCAATGACAGCGGCATCGACGCGTCCTTGCACTACAAGAACACTCACCAGGGGAATATGTCCAGCAGCCACTTCCACAAGGCTCTGCTCGGCCCCGCCGCCTACAACAGCATCCACGAGCTGAACGTGGGGAGGAGCAACGGGGGAGAGGAAGCAAAGAGACGGGAACCCTCGCCGTTCTTACCCACTACGGCCAATCAGAACAAAGACTACCGAACCAAGACATTCCCGCCTCCAGGCTCCAGCGCAGAAAAAATGGAAGCCTTCAAACCCAG GGCCTACACACCGCAGGGTTACAAGACCCCTACGGCGGAGAAAGCACGACCGGTCCGGGCCTCCACAACGACACCCACCTCTGCTCAAATGAACTCCTCCTCTTTATCCAGCTCTGCTCCCAAGTCCTCGTCTGGACGGAGCAAACCAGCCGCCCGACAGACGGAGGACACCGGCTCTGACAACAGCAGGAA GCAGATCGATacaaattcaaaaaatgttttcggACAGCCACGGCTCAGAGCGTCACTGAGGGATCTGCGCTCTCCTAGACGGACATACAAAAGCACCATAGAGGACGATCTAAAGAAGCTGATCATCATGGACAACCCCGGAGAGTCACCAGCACGAGACCCG TCTCCCCGGCGCACCTTGCAGCGCACGTTTTCAGACGAGTCGCTATGCAGCGGGCGCAGGGACGCCAGCTTCGCCTGCTCCGAAGACCAGAGCACCCCCACCGACGTGCTGTTCACCTGCACGCTGCCCACTCGCAAACACGGCGTCTCCTCCAACCACTTTCAGGGCAAAAAGA TGCCTCTCTCAGCATCAGAGTTGTCCCTGACAGAAATGAGGGATAAACTCCCCCCCTTGAGGAGGCTCGATCCCGGGTTGATGCCCCTCCCTGACACTGCTTGTGGACTTGAGTGGTCCAGTCTAGTCAATGCTGCTAAAGCCTACGAAG CACAAAGAGCCGTTTCCCTCTTTTCGCTGGTCGAGCCACAAGTTGTGAGTCCAGAGACGAGGCCGGTCG